In a single window of the Pontibacter russatus genome:
- a CDS encoding 3-keto-disaccharide hydrolase, with translation MKIKALLGTCLLVACLSCTPQKNETREAGKTQETQEEWVQLFNGKDLKDWDIKITGHPLNENYGNTFRVEDGKMVVRYDQYDAFNEQYGHIFYKKPYSAYLLAVEYRFTGEQVAGGPGWAIRNSGAMLHAQPASTMGLDQDFPISLEAQLLGGNGQDERSTANLCTPGTNVVVGDTLFTPHCINSSSKTYHGDQWVRAEVLVLGDSIVTHIVEGDTVLVYEKPQIGGGNVSNYDPALKKDGQLLKEGYIALQSESHPVEFRKVEIFDLARYMDDPRKLKSVLRDLRNREGH, from the coding sequence ATGAAAATAAAAGCCTTACTCGGTACCTGCCTGCTCGTGGCGTGCCTGTCCTGCACTCCGCAGAAAAATGAGACCCGGGAAGCCGGGAAGACCCAGGAAACCCAGGAGGAATGGGTGCAGCTTTTCAACGGGAAAGACCTGAAGGATTGGGATATAAAGATCACGGGCCACCCCCTGAACGAGAACTACGGGAACACCTTCCGGGTGGAGGACGGGAAGATGGTGGTGCGCTACGACCAGTACGACGCCTTTAACGAGCAGTACGGGCATATTTTCTACAAGAAGCCCTACTCGGCTTACCTGCTGGCAGTAGAGTACCGCTTTACGGGGGAGCAGGTGGCAGGCGGCCCCGGTTGGGCCATCCGCAACAGCGGCGCCATGCTGCACGCCCAGCCGGCCAGCACCATGGGCCTCGACCAGGACTTCCCAATCTCGCTGGAGGCGCAGCTGTTGGGGGGCAACGGGCAGGACGAGCGGAGCACCGCGAACCTCTGCACGCCCGGTACCAACGTGGTGGTGGGCGATACCCTCTTCACGCCCCACTGCATTAACTCTAGCTCCAAAACCTACCACGGCGACCAATGGGTGCGCGCCGAGGTGCTTGTGCTGGGAGACTCCATCGTCACGCACATCGTGGAAGGAGACACGGTGCTGGTATATGAGAAGCCGCAGATTGGCGGCGGCAACGTGAGCAACTATGACCCTGCCCTCAAAAAGGACGGCCAGCTTCTGAAGGAGGGGTATATAGCCCTGCAGAGCGAGAGCCATCCGGTGGAATTCAGGAAAGTGGAGATTTTTGACCTGGCGCGGTATATGGACGATCCGCGAAAGCTGAAGAGCGTGCTGCGCGATCTCCGGAACCGGGAGGGACATTAA
- a CDS encoding DUF7133 domain-containing protein, whose translation MLKIQLSLFFVFLMLSGMLPEPHSPEIRQARKAMAQQVPDGLKMTTFAGPDIVPSPAALAVAPTGEVYVGVDMMGSLGKEPGKGSIVKLVDTDNDGKADQHTVFARVDNPRGIISLGDQVFVLHTTFSEETGAASGMDLVVFEDADQDGVADGPSKPLIQNISSPKFLQSRGTDHATNGIRMGIDGWVYIAVGDFGFHNAVDRSGKKLTMLGGGIVRVRPDGTEMEVYTHGMRNIYDVAIDPYMNIFTRGNTNDGGGWNIRFSHQIQSGEYGYPVLFKNFTDEIIPALIDVGGGSGTGSLYMDEPTWPEKYNKVPMMADWGRSQLYIHRVTPDGASFKQKEEEFIELPQITDLDVDASGRLYMSAWDGAGYSGNPDKGFVVRVVPENWAYKPFPDLDKLSEKKLANLLKSESAVARLHAQQELITRPVKKASKAAWKVAADKSLPLYARIAGMYAYAQAAGEDATDKLVQLTQEEDMREYALRALSDRKPFVDEVPIEPFLKGLESSSERVQAAAIIGLGRLGRKEAAPALLQVDVPASLAAPEKGTEGPHAVPNAPVVLPHLAVQALVKLNAVDAAVDAIGTDNSKLALWALRYMHDQKAVDGLMAAYKQTSDEELKAEILTTLSRLYKIEAPYDGSWWWSTRPDTHGPYYKGITWEASPAIEQFLKAEWENADAAGKEFFADLNARHRMEIADFGGMDEAVAAKEENNVDLEKIKSQKGQIGKSSIEDVMLAIAKIKGDPVKGKALFTQQGCIACHSINDGETMKGPFMGQIGSIMNREQIAESILKPNASISQGFASVLINTKDGKSYMGFITQESADRIVMRDIAGQVSTIKTSNIKSRKELETSMMPAGLANSLSYEEFASLVTFLSQQKK comes from the coding sequence ATGCTGAAAATACAACTAAGCCTGTTCTTCGTGTTTCTGATGCTGAGCGGCATGCTGCCAGAGCCGCACAGTCCTGAGATACGGCAAGCCAGGAAAGCCATGGCCCAGCAGGTGCCGGACGGACTGAAAATGACCACCTTCGCCGGGCCTGATATTGTGCCTAGCCCGGCCGCCCTCGCCGTTGCCCCAACCGGGGAGGTGTATGTGGGGGTCGACATGATGGGCTCGCTGGGAAAAGAACCGGGGAAAGGAAGCATCGTGAAGCTGGTGGACACAGACAACGACGGCAAGGCAGACCAGCACACGGTATTTGCCAGGGTCGACAACCCGCGCGGTATCATCTCGCTCGGCGACCAGGTTTTCGTGCTGCACACCACCTTCTCCGAGGAAACCGGGGCAGCGTCAGGCATGGATCTCGTCGTGTTTGAGGATGCAGACCAGGACGGCGTGGCGGACGGCCCTTCCAAGCCGCTCATCCAGAACATCAGCTCCCCCAAGTTTCTGCAGAGCCGGGGCACCGACCACGCGACCAACGGCATCCGGATGGGCATCGACGGCTGGGTATATATAGCCGTGGGCGACTTTGGCTTCCACAACGCGGTGGACCGCTCCGGAAAAAAGCTGACCATGCTCGGGGGCGGAATCGTGCGGGTGCGGCCCGACGGCACCGAGATGGAAGTGTACACGCACGGCATGCGCAACATATATGATGTGGCCATCGACCCCTACATGAACATCTTCACGCGCGGAAACACCAACGACGGGGGCGGCTGGAACATCCGCTTCAGCCACCAGATCCAGTCCGGCGAGTACGGCTACCCTGTCCTGTTCAAGAACTTCACGGATGAGATCATCCCTGCCCTGATAGACGTGGGCGGCGGCTCCGGCACCGGTTCCTTATATATGGACGAGCCCACCTGGCCGGAGAAGTACAACAAGGTGCCGATGATGGCCGACTGGGGAAGAAGCCAGTTATATATACACCGGGTAACGCCGGACGGCGCGAGCTTCAAGCAGAAAGAGGAGGAGTTTATTGAGCTGCCGCAGATCACGGACCTGGATGTGGACGCCTCCGGCAGGCTCTATATGTCGGCCTGGGACGGAGCGGGCTACTCAGGCAACCCGGACAAGGGCTTCGTGGTGCGGGTGGTGCCGGAGAACTGGGCGTATAAGCCATTCCCCGACCTCGACAAACTCTCAGAAAAGAAACTGGCGAACCTGCTGAAGTCAGAGAGTGCCGTGGCGCGCCTGCACGCCCAGCAGGAGCTGATTACCCGCCCGGTGAAGAAGGCCTCGAAAGCAGCCTGGAAAGTGGCCGCCGACAAAAGCCTGCCGCTCTATGCCCGTATAGCGGGGATGTATGCCTATGCGCAGGCCGCCGGAGAAGACGCCACTGACAAACTCGTGCAGCTGACGCAGGAGGAGGACATGCGGGAGTACGCCTTGCGCGCCCTCAGCGACAGAAAGCCATTTGTAGACGAAGTGCCCATCGAGCCTTTCCTGAAGGGCCTCGAGAGTTCCTCGGAGCGGGTGCAGGCGGCGGCCATCATCGGCCTCGGCCGCCTTGGCCGCAAAGAAGCGGCCCCCGCCTTGCTGCAGGTTGATGTTCCGGCCTCCCTTGCCGCACCGGAAAAAGGCACCGAGGGGCCCCATGCGGTGCCGAACGCACCGGTTGTGCTGCCCCACCTCGCGGTGCAGGCCCTGGTGAAACTGAACGCCGTGGACGCCGCCGTGGACGCCATCGGAACAGACAACTCCAAGCTCGCCCTCTGGGCCCTGCGCTACATGCACGACCAGAAGGCAGTGGACGGCCTGATGGCAGCCTACAAGCAGACGAGCGACGAAGAACTGAAAGCGGAAATTCTGACCACCCTGTCGCGGCTCTATAAAATAGAGGCGCCCTATGACGGGTCGTGGTGGTGGAGCACCCGCCCAGACACGCACGGGCCTTACTACAAGGGCATCACCTGGGAGGCATCGCCAGCCATCGAGCAGTTCCTGAAGGCGGAGTGGGAGAATGCGGACGCCGCCGGCAAGGAATTCTTCGCCGACCTGAACGCCCGGCACCGGATGGAGATTGCGGATTTTGGGGGAATGGATGAGGCTGTGGCGGCAAAAGAGGAAAACAATGTTGACCTGGAGAAGATAAAAAGCCAGAAAGGCCAGATTGGGAAATCCTCCATCGAAGACGTGATGCTGGCCATCGCTAAAATAAAAGGCGACCCGGTGAAGGGGAAAGCCCTCTTTACGCAGCAGGGCTGCATCGCCTGCCACAGCATAAACGACGGCGAAACGATGAAGGGACCTTTCATGGGGCAGATCGGCTCTATCATGAACCGCGAGCAGATTGCGGAGTCTATCCTGAAGCCGAACGCCTCTATCTCCCAGGGATTTGCGTCTGTGCTCATCAACACCAAAGACGGGAAGAGCTATATGGGCTTCATCACCCAGGAGTCGGCGGACCGCATCGTGATGCGCGACATTGCCGGGCAGGTGAGCACGATTAAAACCAGCAATATCAAATCGCGCAAGGAACTGGAGACGTCTATGATGCCGGCAGGGCTCGCCAACTCGCTGTCTTACGAGGAGTTTGCGTCGCTCGTCACGTTCCTGTCGCAGCAGAAGAAATAA
- a CDS encoding M48 family metalloprotease: MKSLKIALSCLALGIITVSCEKEMEEMDMAVSAVTQNAAVALQPAMPDTLITLKAPSDLKLIGENLRNYLVTKNAVEESECGPTEFVAVQNKYISLLGQELVPALGGSNANYLFGLYMDINFVAAYVDESEQQYFGEKGEYTNFMTKRQRELEKFWDMPGQIRVNGQHSATLNDRDKVAYILYTYFSGLPTLEDAYAYTDYLMSLNEAFSTLPESPFFSVDGFATSGDLIVIGDGLVQMVSEAGVEPGIVWTGVLAHEWAHQIQFDNYTAWYPNGAAEDPAESTRYTELEADFMAAYYMTHKRGATYNWKRVEQFFTLFFQIGDCGFDSDGHHGTPLQRMAAAQLGYETANQAQKQGHIMSPQELHEIFVASLSNLL, translated from the coding sequence ATGAAGTCATTGAAAATAGCCTTGAGCTGCCTCGCATTGGGGATCATAACTGTGTCCTGCGAGAAGGAGATGGAGGAGATGGACATGGCAGTGAGTGCTGTCACCCAGAACGCGGCGGTCGCGCTGCAGCCTGCCATGCCGGACACGCTTATAACCCTCAAAGCGCCCTCGGACCTGAAACTCATAGGTGAGAACCTTCGGAATTACCTGGTGACTAAGAACGCTGTGGAGGAAAGCGAGTGCGGGCCTACCGAGTTTGTGGCCGTACAGAACAAGTATATCAGTCTGCTCGGACAGGAGCTTGTGCCAGCCCTTGGGGGGAGTAATGCCAATTACCTGTTTGGGTTGTATATGGATATAAATTTTGTAGCAGCCTATGTGGATGAGTCGGAGCAGCAGTATTTCGGTGAGAAAGGAGAGTACACTAACTTCATGACCAAGCGCCAGCGCGAACTCGAGAAGTTCTGGGACATGCCGGGGCAAATCCGGGTAAACGGGCAACACAGCGCTACGCTAAATGACCGGGATAAGGTGGCTTATATCTTATATACCTATTTCTCTGGTCTCCCAACCCTGGAGGACGCATACGCTTACACGGACTATCTGATGTCGCTGAATGAAGCTTTTTCAACGCTTCCGGAGTCCCCATTCTTTTCCGTGGATGGTTTCGCCACCAGCGGCGACCTGATCGTGATCGGTGACGGCCTGGTGCAGATGGTGTCAGAGGCCGGGGTAGAGCCAGGCATCGTCTGGACAGGCGTGCTGGCCCACGAGTGGGCGCATCAGATCCAGTTCGACAACTATACTGCCTGGTACCCGAATGGGGCCGCCGAGGACCCTGCTGAATCCACCCGCTACACAGAGCTGGAGGCGGACTTTATGGCTGCCTACTACATGACCCACAAGCGGGGCGCTACCTATAACTGGAAACGCGTGGAGCAGTTCTTCACCCTCTTCTTCCAGATCGGGGACTGTGGCTTCGACAGTGATGGGCACCATGGCACGCCATTACAGCGTATGGCCGCCGCCCAGTTGGGTTACGAGACAGCCAACCAGGCCCAGAAGCAGGGTCATATCATGTCGCCGCAGGAGTTGCACGAGATCTTTGTGGCAAGCCTGTCCAACCTGCTGTAA
- a CDS encoding DinB family protein, protein MDLKETKMQTAPLITSADLLQHWQGHRRLTRKVIEAFPEKELFGYAVAGMRPFAAMAKELLAIAAPGVREIAGGAAEELNEQLGQADSKAKILALWDEATAEINRYWAQVPDERFQEHIVAFGKYEGTVWSTVFYFIDNEIHHRAQGYVYLRSLGIEPPYFWER, encoded by the coding sequence ATGGACTTGAAAGAAACAAAAATGCAGACTGCCCCGCTTATCACCTCAGCCGACCTGCTGCAGCACTGGCAGGGACACAGGCGCCTTACCCGAAAGGTCATCGAGGCTTTCCCGGAAAAGGAGCTCTTCGGATATGCTGTGGCCGGCATGCGGCCTTTCGCTGCCATGGCAAAGGAACTTCTGGCTATTGCCGCCCCGGGCGTACGGGAGATTGCTGGCGGGGCAGCGGAGGAACTGAATGAACAGCTCGGTCAGGCTGACAGCAAAGCGAAAATACTTGCCCTTTGGGATGAGGCCACAGCTGAAATCAACCGGTACTGGGCGCAGGTTCCCGACGAAAGGTTCCAGGAGCACATCGTCGCCTTCGGGAAATACGAGGGAACGGTGTGGTCAACCGTCTTTTATTTTATCGACAACGAAATTCACCACAGGGCGCAGGGCTATGTGTATCTGCGGTCGCTGGGTATAGAACCGCCTTATTTTTGGGAAAGGTAA
- a CDS encoding helix-turn-helix transcriptional regulator, producing the protein MSSDTLNRFDRIVAMLVHLQSGRVVKAQDMAARFQVSQRTIYRDIRTLEASGVPIAGEAGVGYSLMEGYRLPPVMFTREEAASFVAAEKLMQKFSDKALGAHYESAMYKVKSVLRGSAKDWVAALESQIWINSSQEIFSEQAPDALNVLLDSIAAKRRVALQYQSLQSDEPTNRIIEPVGLFNENNYWYVMAYCHLREDYRQFRTDRMQAITRTSLPFTKEHGNTDDYRNTGGPAQKTRVVIRVDKAVARYIKTGRKYYGFVSERTVGDMVEMVFLAPDVLHGFARWFMMFGDCARVVEPESLRERVGELLEKTRANLKPGG; encoded by the coding sequence ATGAGCAGCGACACCCTCAACCGTTTCGACCGCATCGTGGCCATGCTCGTTCACCTGCAATCGGGGCGGGTGGTAAAGGCACAGGATATGGCTGCCCGTTTTCAGGTGAGCCAGCGCACCATCTATCGGGACATCCGCACCCTAGAAGCCTCCGGCGTGCCCATAGCCGGAGAGGCTGGCGTGGGCTATTCCCTGATGGAAGGGTACCGCCTGCCCCCGGTCATGTTTACCCGGGAAGAGGCTGCCAGCTTTGTTGCCGCCGAAAAACTGATGCAGAAGTTCAGCGACAAAGCCCTGGGCGCCCACTACGAATCGGCGATGTATAAAGTGAAGTCTGTGCTTAGAGGCAGCGCGAAGGACTGGGTAGCCGCCCTGGAGTCGCAGATATGGATAAACTCCTCCCAGGAGATCTTTAGCGAGCAGGCACCCGATGCCCTGAACGTGCTGCTCGACAGCATCGCAGCAAAAAGGCGGGTCGCCCTGCAGTATCAATCCCTCCAATCAGATGAGCCCACCAACCGTATCATTGAGCCTGTGGGGCTGTTCAACGAAAACAACTACTGGTATGTGATGGCCTACTGCCACCTGCGGGAGGATTACCGCCAGTTCCGCACCGACAGGATGCAGGCGATAACGCGGACAAGCCTCCCCTTCACAAAAGAGCACGGCAACACAGACGACTACAGAAACACAGGCGGGCCAGCCCAAAAAACCAGGGTGGTGATACGGGTGGACAAAGCAGTGGCCAGGTACATCAAAACCGGGCGCAAGTACTATGGGTTTGTGTCGGAAAGAACGGTAGGCGACATGGTGGAAATGGTATTTCTGGCCCCGGACGTGCTGCATGGCTTCGCCCGCTGGTTTATGATGTTTGGCGACTGCGCCAGGGTAGTAGAGCCCGAGAGCCTACGGGAGCGGGTGGGCGAACTGCTGGAAAAAACGAGGGCCAACCTGAAGCCGGGAGGCTAA